TCAAGTGATAGTTTACGTATATCGATTTTAGACATTTTTATACCGAATACAACTGTTCAAGTTGTAAAATGCTTAGATGATAAGCATGGCGTCTCCATACGCCTGGAATCTGTATTTTTCTTTGATTGCTACATCATAAGCATGACGTACGTAATCATAATCTCCAAATGCCGCAACAGCCATCAATAGTGTGGAGTGCGAATTGTGGAAATTAGTGATCAAAGAATTTGCTACAGAAAACTCATGTGGAGGGAACAAAAACTTGTTTGACCAGCCATCAAATGGTTTTAAATAACCATCTGTAGAAACTGTGGTTTCCAAACTACGTAAAACAGAAGTTCCAACTGCACAAACACGCTTCTTTTCGTTGATCGCACGATTTACGCGCTCTGCCGTTGTTTCCGGAACGATTAGTTTTTCGCTATCCATTTTGTGTTTCGTCAAGTCTTCTACCTCAACCTGACGGAAACTGCCTAAACTGGTATTGATCGTAAGGAAAGTGTAATCTACACCATGTAATTCCAGACGCTTCATCAAATTACGGCTAAAGTGTAATCCAGCAGATGAAGGAGCTACTGCGCCTTCGTTTTTAGCGAAAATAGTTTGGTATCTATCTACATCCTCAGGTTCAACTTCACGCTTGATATAATCAGGAAGCGGAGTTTCTCCCATTTGGAAAATAAGTTCTTTGAATTCTTTATAATCACCATCAAATAAGAACCTTAAAGTTCTTCCTCTTGAAGTGGTGTTATCAATTACCTCAGCAACTAAATCATCATTTTCACCGAAGTATAATTTATTACCGATACGGATTTTACGTGCAGGATCTACTAAAACATCCCATAATCTGCTCTCGGCATTTAATTCGCGTAGTAAGAAAACTTCAATTCTTGCTCCGGTTTTTTCTTTGTTACCATACAATCTGGCAGGAAAAACCTTAGAATCATTCATGATCATCACATCACCTTCACCAAAATAATCCACGATATCTTTGAAGGTTTTGTGCTCGATTTCACCGGTATCACGATGCAAAACCATTAATCTGGATTCATCTCTTTCTGGTGCTGGATATTGAGCAATTAACTCATCCGGAATATCAATCTTGAACTTTGTTAATTTCATGCGAATTGTTTAAAAGTCTGCAAAAATATAAAATAACCTGTAATAAATCAGATGAAATAACTACTTATCATAGAGGTGAAAAGTAGATTTAATATTACTCCTCAGGAGATGGATTGTTTTTAATTGTTTCAATCCATTCTTCTATAGATGATGCATCCGCAACTTTATGGTCTCCAATAGCTGTTCGCCTTAAAGATTTAAGATAGCCTCCTACATTTAGTTTTTGTCCTAAATCGTGTGCTAATGATCTGATATAGGTTCCTTTAGAGCATTTAACTCTAAAGTCAATTTCAGGTAATTCTAACCGTGTGATCTCATATTCATGTATGGTGATCACGTTTGGTTTTAGATCTAAGTCAATACCTTTTCTGGCAAATTCATATGCTTTTTTCCCATCGATCTTTTTTGCCGAAAAAAGTGGTGGGATTTGCTCTATGGTCCCAAGAAACGACTGTACCGCTTCGTGAACAGCTGATTCGGTGATGTGAGAAATATCAAACGTTTGATCAATTTCCGTTTCCATATCATACGAAGGACGTGTGGCGCCTAAAACGATTGTTCCGGTATATTCTTTGGGCATGCCCATATAAGAATCAATTGTTTTTGTTGCTTTTCCGCAACAAACAATCAATAAACCTGAAGCAAGAGGATCTAAAGTTCCCGCATGGCCAACCTTAAATCTTTTTATTCCGGTTTTATGTTTGAGTTGATATCTTAGTTTGTTAACCACATCAAATGAAGTCCAGGTGAGAGGTTTATCCACCAAAAGGACTTCTCCGGCTTTGAAATCGTATATCCGAGACATTAGATCAAGTTAATACCGATGGCAATAAGACCTACAACGAAGCAGTAATATGCAAAATACTTTAACTGACTTCTTTTCACCAAAGAAATCATCCACGTACATGCTAAAACCCCTGAGATAAATGCAGCGAAGAAACCGATAGACAATACAGGAATGGAAAGCGTTCCGAAATCGGTTCCTCCATCCAGAATGTCTTTCGCCATCTTTCCCAAAATCAATGGAACAACCATTAAGAAAGAAAAACGTGCTGCTTTTTCTTTATCAATTCCTAAAATAACGGCTGTAGATATAGTGGCTCCTGACCTTGAAATTCCAGGAAGTATAGCGATAGCTTGTGAGATTCCTATAATGATTGAGGATAAGAATGTCACCGGTTTTTCTGTCGCTTTAGCACGATCTGCAAGAAGCAGAAGTCCTCCCGTTAGTAAAAGCAAAAAACCTACAGCCAAGACCTGACCACTAAACATAATTTCCAATTGATCATTAAATAATACACCAATCACTGCGGCAGGGATCATGGATAAAATAATTTTCACGGAAAAAATCTTCTCTTCATTCCATTCCGTTGAGAACAGACCAGAGATGATTTCCAAAATATCTTTACGATAAACAACAATGGTGCTTAATGCAGTTGCGCCATGAAGTAAAATCGTAAAAGCCATACTTTCTTTAGGTAGACTTGAATCTCCAAAGAGTGCTTTTACCAATTCTAAATGCCCACTACTGCTTACGGGCAAAAACTCAGTGAGTCCCTGGATGATTCCAAGAACTAATGCTTCTAATATGCTCATCAGATTTTACTCAGTGGTTTTTTTCATAATAGCGTATAGAAT
This genomic interval from bacterium SCSIO 12643 contains the following:
- the queA gene encoding tRNA preQ1(34) S-adenosylmethionine ribosyltransferase-isomerase QueA; the protein is MKLTKFKIDIPDELIAQYPAPERDESRLMVLHRDTGEIEHKTFKDIVDYFGEGDVMIMNDSKVFPARLYGNKEKTGARIEVFLLRELNAESRLWDVLVDPARKIRIGNKLYFGENDDLVAEVIDNTTSRGRTLRFLFDGDYKEFKELIFQMGETPLPDYIKREVEPEDVDRYQTIFAKNEGAVAPSSAGLHFSRNLMKRLELHGVDYTFLTINTSLGSFRQVEVEDLTKHKMDSEKLIVPETTAERVNRAINEKKRVCAVGTSVLRSLETTVSTDGYLKPFDGWSNKFLFPPHEFSVANSLITNFHNSHSTLLMAVAAFGDYDYVRHAYDVAIKEKYRFQAYGDAMLII
- the truB gene encoding tRNA pseudouridine(55) synthase TruB is translated as MSRIYDFKAGEVLLVDKPLTWTSFDVVNKLRYQLKHKTGIKRFKVGHAGTLDPLASGLLIVCCGKATKTIDSYMGMPKEYTGTIVLGATRPSYDMETEIDQTFDISHITESAVHEAVQSFLGTIEQIPPLFSAKKIDGKKAYEFARKGIDLDLKPNVITIHEYEITRLELPEIDFRVKCSKGTYIRSLAHDLGQKLNVGGYLKSLRRTAIGDHKVADASSIEEWIETIKNNPSPEE
- a CDS encoding undecaprenyl-diphosphate phosphatase, which gives rise to MSILEALVLGIIQGLTEFLPVSSSGHLELVKALFGDSSLPKESMAFTILLHGATALSTIVVYRKDILEIISGLFSTEWNEEKIFSVKIILSMIPAAVIGVLFNDQLEIMFSGQVLAVGFLLLLTGGLLLLADRAKATEKPVTFLSSIIIGISQAIAILPGISRSGATISTAVILGIDKEKAARFSFLMVVPLILGKMAKDILDGGTDFGTLSIPVLSIGFFAAFISGVLACTWMISLVKRSQLKYFAYYCFVVGLIAIGINLI